In Pectobacterium actinidiae, the DNA window ACTCGCCAATCAGAAAGAATAGCGCTTAACCAATCCGTTCCTTATATTCTCTTGTTCTTCATCAGGCTTGTTGCCTTCCTATTGCTGCGCCTGTCATTCATGCCCGTTGTCATTCAGGTGATGCCATACCAATAAAAAAACGTCGGGAACGTTTTTCTACGTTGCGTAGCAACGGCCCGAAGGGTGACGGACGAGGATATCCGTCATAAAAAAAACGGCAGTGCGAATCCTCCGCAGCCACCGTTTTCATCAACCAACAGTACGTTTGTTTCAAACCGGACTTAGACGATAGTCAGAGTCACGTCGATGTTGCCGCGCGTTGCATTGGAATATGGGCAAACAATATGGGCTTTCTGCACTAAATCTTCAGCCACGGCGCGATCCAGGCCCGGCAGGGAAATTTTCAACTCAACTTCGATACCAAACCCGGTCGGGATGGCACCGATACCTACGCTACCATTTACCGTGGTATCAGCCGGGACCGCGATTTTGTCACGCGCACCGACAAATTTCATCGCGCCAAGGAAACAGGCAGAATAGCCCGCGGCGAACAGCTGCTCTGGGTTCGTCCCTTCACCGCCTGCGCCACCCAGCTCACGTGGGGTCGTCAATTTAATATCAACCGCGTTATCGGAAGACACCGCACGACCATCACGACCACCGGTGGCCTGAGCATGAGCAACGTATAATACTTTTTCAATAGACATAATGTGACTCCAGATAGTTAGGAATGGCCTAAGAGAGTGTAGATGTGACTCAGACGTCACTTAAATAGCGAAAAATTAAATCGCGAACTACTTATTTATTTAAAAAAACGACGTCGATAAGATGACGCTGGCTAACTGATTTCGCGGTGCGCAAGGCAATCGCGAGTATCTTCAAAGATGCTCAATCAGATTCTTACGCAGCGTCTCTAAATCTTTTTTGATCGTCTGCAACTGGTCAAGATGGCATTCCGTCGCGCAAAACACGCTTTCAGGAATCTCTCGAGCCTGTTGCTGAAGTGCTCGTCCTGCTTCAGTTAACCCGACCAGCACCTGACGTTCATCTTCTGTTCCTCGATTACGTACCACTAAGCCTGCGCTTTGTAAGCGCTTGAGCAACGGCGTTAGCGTGGCAGAATCAAGATACAGACGCTCGCCTAGCTCAGACACCGTCAAACCATCACGCTCCCACAGCACCAGCATCACCAGATATTGGGGATAGGTCAGATTCAATTCAGACAGCAAACGACGATACAGTTTATTCATCGCCAAATTGGCTGAATACAGTGCGAAGCACAGCTGTCCATCCAGTTTGTAAGCGTTATCGTTCATCGTCTCTGCCATCGGTATCGGTTACGTTTCTGGAACTGACTATATATCGCCCAAAACTAAGTAGCAAGCGATTTAATAATTCGTTAGATAAAAATGCATCAAAAACACGTCTGGGTACTATCGCATACCTTTCAAACGGCGATTCGCCAGTATTCCTATTCTTAATCTACTGATTTTGCGCTACGTTTAATAAAACACGGATAAAAAACAGATCGAGCATAAAACATTATGTCGAGTGTAAAAAAACTTACCGACCTCCGGCGCCGCATCTCCCTTCTGCTGTTGGAAAATAAAGAACTGGTTGAAGATATTATCAACCGGCAGCCGCGCTTGACGGAACGCGACGGCGGTGACACGGCGTTAAGTAACAAAATCGGGCTGCGTGACAAAAGTATCCTGCTCGATCAAACCGCAGAAATCAGCGAGCTTATCATCGGGCTACATGCCGCTGACCTTGCCGATTTGCTGGAGTCTTTACCGCAGGATGAACGTCTGGCGCTATGGCGACTTATCCCGATAGCGAAGCGCGGCCACGTGTTGATTGAGGCCTCTGACAGCATTTCTGACGATCTGATCGGCGATATGCAGGACAAAGAAATCCTGAGAGCGGTTCGGATACTGGATGTCGACGAGCAGGCTCAGCTGTCGCGCCTCGTTCCTCGTCATCTGCTGGGCAGAATACTGACGTCGCTTGAGCCGAAGCAGCGCGCGCAGCTACGCGCCGCCATCAATTATGATGAAGACTGTCTCGGCCACATGATGGATTTCAAGCTCATCACCGTGCGCGCCGATGTTACGCTCGCGACCGTACAGCGCTATCTGCGCTACCGCAAAAAGATCCCCAATTCCACCGATAAGCTGTTTGTTACCGATCGTAAGAACACGCTGATCGGCGAGCTGTCGCTGGCCAGTATCCTGCTCCACTCGCCCCAGGCTCTGGTTACTGACGTCATGGATGCTCAACCGTTGAGGTTCCAGCCTGAAGATAAAGTCGAAGAGGCCGCAGGGGCTTTTGAACGTTACGATTTAATTTCCAGCGCCGTGGTCGATAGCAAAGGGAAACTCATGGGACGCCTGACGATTGAGGACATCTTCGACGTTGTAAACCGGGAAAGCGACAGCAATCTGCGGCGTTCAGGGGGGTTAACACCTTCTGAAGATGTCTACGCACCTGTGTATAAATCGTTCCGCAACCGCTGGGCATGGCTGGCTATCAATCTTTGTACGGCACTTATTGCCTCACGGGTCATCGGCCTGTTTGAACATACGTTGTCCCATTTGGTGGCGCTGGCGACGCTCATGCCGATTGTTGCCGGAATCGGCGGAAATACCGGCAACCAGACGATCACCATGATTGTGCGTGCACTGGCGTTGCATCAGCTTGAACACGGCAAGAAATCGTACCTGCTGCTAAAAGAATTAGGCGTTGCGCTGGTAAACGGGGTGATATGGGGCACGATTATGGGCGTGGTAACCTTCCTACTTTATGGCAACGCCGCAATGGGTGGCGTGATGATGCTGGCGATTCTGCTGAACTTGCTGCTCGCCGCGTTGATGGGCGTCGCTATCCCGCTGATCATGATGAAACTCGGCCGCGATCCGGCCATCGGCTCCAGCGTCATGATCACTGCCATCACCGATACCGGTGGTTTCTTTATCTTTCTTGGACTAGCAACGCTGCTTCTGCTTCCTTAAGTATATGAATGTAAAAAAGGGTTTTATGAATAAAACCCTTTTTACCTGCCATTACCGGACGAGGCTTAACTCACACGCCCTGCACCGCCGGATGCCTGACACAGATAGATCGACGGCTGAAGCCCGGTGCGTGCCGGATATTCACGTTCAATCACCTGTTTAACTTCGTCAGTCAGCGCCGAAGGAATAAGGGCAACGATGCAGCCACCGAAACCGCCGCCGGTCATACGCACACCGCCCCGCTCACCAACATACTCCTGAATCAGATCCACCAGCGCATCAATCGGGGGCACGGTAATTTCAAAATCATCGCGCATGGAGACATGCGATTCGGCCATCAACATAAACAAACGGTGTGCATCCTGGCGTGCCAGCGCATCGGCCGCTTCCAGCGTACGACGGTTTTCGGTAATAACATGCCGCGCACGGCGTACCGCCACCGGATCCAGTCCCTCGATTCCGGCTTCAAATTGCGACAGTGAAACATCGCGCAGCGCCTTGACGTTAAAGTGACGCGCCGCCGATTCACACTGTTGGCGGCGTGTGTTGTATTCGCTATCCACCAGCCCACGACGCACGTTAGAATTCACGATCAGGACGTCAACGCCATCGAGCATACGCACAGAGCGACCTTCCAGGGAGCGACAATCGATCAACAGCGCCTGACCGACACGCCCTTGAGCGGAAATAAACTGATCCATAATACCGCAGCTACAGCCGACAAAATCGTTTTCCGCCTGCTGACCATTCAACGCCACATCCAACTGGCTGATATCCAGATCATTCAGCTCTTTAAACGTCTGCCCGATAGCCACTTCCAGCGAGGCCGACGAGCTTAGCCCTGCGCCAGAAGGCACATTACCGGAGACCACCATATCCATGCCGGTGAGCGGCAGGCCGCGCGCCAGCAAAAATTTCACCGTTCCACGAATATAGTTCGCCCAGGTATAGTCCGGGTGAGGCACAATCTCTTTGGCGAGATCGAATTCATCCTGCTGGTTGTCAAAATCCACCGCCACCACCCGTACGATACCATCCTGGCGTACCGCCGCGCTGACTACCGTCTGGTAATCGATAGCACAAGGCAAGACAAAACCATCGTTATAGTCGGTGTGCTCACCAATCAGGTTGACCCGGCCGGGAGCCTGAATAGCCGCGTGCGGCGCATAGCCAAATAATCGGACAAAAACAGACTCGGTTAACTGACGTAGAGAATCAATACGGCTCATAAAATGACCTCAAATTTGCTCACGAAAATGGATATCACTCACGCTGCGTAAACGTTCAGCGGCCTGCTCTGCCGTCAGATCACGCTGTGCCTCAGCCAGCATTTCATAGCCGACCATAAATTTGCGCACGCTGGCGGAACGTAATAACGGGGGATAAAAATGGGCATGTAGCTGCCAGTGTGTAATGTCATCCCCCTTGAACGGCGCGCCATGCCACCCCATCGAATAGGGGAATGAGCATTGGAACAGGTTGTCGTAACGGCTGGTCAGCTTTTTCAGGATCAGCGCCAGACAGTCACGCTGAACGTCATTTAGCTGTGGCAACCGCTGTACGGCGAACTTGGGCAGTACCAGCGTTTCAAACGGCCACGACGCCCAGTAAGGGACAACCGCCAACCAGTGATCCGTTTCCACTACGATGCGCGAACCGTCAGCCTGTTCGCGGCGAACGTAGTCCAGCAGTAGCGGCGAACCGTGACGGGAGAAATAGTCTCGCTGCTGCTCATCTTCACGCTGTACTTCGTTCGGCAGAAAATCGTTAGCCCAAACCTGCCCGTGCGGATGGGGATTGGAGCACCCCATCATCGTCCCTTTATTCTCAAAGACCTGAACCCACGGATATCGCTTGCCCAGCTCTTCAGTCTGTTCGCTCCACGTCTCGATCACCGCTTTCAACGCTGGCAGCGAAAGCTGTGGCAGACTTTTGCTGTGATCGGGAGAAAAACAGATTACGCGGCTGACGCCACGAGCTTGCTGAACACGGAAAAGCTCATCATCGCCCGATGGTGCATCCGGCGTGTCCTCCATCAGAGCTGAAAAGTCATTCGTAAAAACAAAGGTGCCCTGATAGTGCGGATTGATATCGCCAGTAATCCGTTTATTGCCCGCACATAGGTAGCAGGTCGGATCGTAAGGCGGCGGCGTAGAACGATCCGGTTCATCCTGCTGACCCTGCCAGGGGCGCTTTGCGCGATGCGGAGAAACCAGAATCCATTCGCCTTTCAGTGGATTAAAACGGCGGTGCGGATGTTCAGTTGGCTCAAACTGCATAAGCTATTCCTCAATACAAAATATACATTCGGTACAGCAGCGGGCACCATCGCAGCCAATTGTATGGCGCTAACAGCCCGTCAGCGGCCTGGAAAAGGCATCAGGTCAGTCTGTAAACATAGCCAGAGAAACACCTGAATGTAATCAGTTTCACTCTATGTTATGGATAAAATAGCTGTAATAATGCTGAATACCGATAGCTTGCTATCGTTTATCTATCACACGAGTGTAATCGGTTACCCTAAATTTAAACCTCAGACTGGTATTTTGGAAGAGAGAAATAGCCGATGATTGTTGATAGCGATCACATAAGTACGGTCTGGATCAAAAAGGAAGCGTGGTCGGATAGGTAACATCCCCCAAAAACCTGTACATTTATAAATATAAGTAATCGATTTTTCTTTTAACTTGTGCGTTAGGCTGCGCTCCGCCTCACAACGCATTTGACCGCTCAGGAATGCCAATGGCCACAATAAAGGATGTTGCTCGTCTATCAGGTGTATCAGTCGCTACGGTTTCACGCGTGATTAATAACTCACCCAAAGCCAGTACCGCCTCAAAGGAAGCCGTACACAAGGCCATGGCGGAGCTGCAATATCATCCGAACGCTAACGCCAGAGCGCTCGCACATCAGAGTGCAGAAACCATGGGACTGGTCGTTGCCGATGTATCCGATCCTTTTTTCGGGACGATGGTTAAATCTGTCGAACAAATTGCACAGGCAACGGGCAATTTTCTGCTGATAGGTAACGGCTACCACAATGCCGAGCAGGAAAAGAAAGCCATTGAACAGCTAATTCGCCACCGCTGTGCGGGGTTGATCGTGCATGCAAAAATGCTTTCAGATGAGGAACTGGCGGCGCTGATGAGCCACATTCCTGACATGGTGCTCATCAACCGCACATTACCCGGTTATGAAAACCGCTGTGTTGCACTCGACGACCGCTACGGCTCCTGGCTAGCAACACGTCATTTAATTCAGGAAGGGCATCAACGGATCGGTTTCCTTTGCTCTAATCACCAAATTTCCGACTCCGCCGATCGCCTGCAAGGCTATGTGGATGCGCTGCAAGAGCACGGCATCGCACGGGACGAACGTCTCATCGCACGCGCCTCGCCAGACGAGGTGGGCGGAGAATCTGCCATGATGGAACTCCTGAGTCGAGGCGGCAATATGACGGCAGTGGTGTGCTACAACGATTCCATGGCCGCGGGCGCGCTTTCTGTCTTGAGCGATAACAGTATCAGCGTACCGCAGGACATGTCGGTCGTCGGGTTTGATGACGTATTGATCGCCCGCTATCTTCGCCCTCGTCTGACCACTGTGCACTATCCGGTTTCCGCGATGGCGATTCAGGCAGCAGAATTAGCCATCGCGTTATCCCACGGTAAACAGCTCAGCGAAACCACGAATATGTTTAGCCCGACGCTGGTGCGTCGTCATTCCGTCAGCCCCCCTGTTAGTAAGAAATAACAACGTTCAACACAGCTTGCCGACTCATCAGGCGAGCTGTGCTTTTCACTTCCCCCAGTTTTCTTCCTCCCTGTAGCGACCTTTTTTGTGATTCCAGAAATGTTTCCAACTCGGCAACGCATCACGCCTTTTAGGCAACGTTTCGAATGCTGATATAAAAAATTTTATGCTGCATTTGAATAACACAGCCAATAGGTGTAACCAGTTACATACCATTACACAGCAAATAACATCGCATCATGACTGATAAATACTCGAAACACGGCGTGTAACATCGTTAAGTCAGTGTAAATTTTGGTGTAACTATTTTGTATTTTGTGAGAACAATCATGTCACGCGCCATTTTATTCCCCCATAATCCTTCGCCATGAGTGGAAGCGTTTTACCTCCGTTCACGTCATGTTATTTGGAACATCCACATTCTTACCCGAATAAGCGAAAGGTATATTATGAAAAGAAAACTGCTGACGACATCCATTGCGCTGAGTTTGGCAATGCTGGCAACCCCTTCTTATTCTGTTGATTTTTCAGGATACTTCCGTTCTGGCGTGGGTGTATCAAACCACGGAAAACAACAGACCGCCGATAAAGAATATGTGGGAAGATTGGGTAACGAAGATGACACCTACGGCGAAATCCAATTAGGACAGCAGCTGTATAACGAAAATGGGAAAACGTTTTACTTCGACAGTATGATCTCCATGTTCTCCAACGGCTCGAACGATAATGAAACCACAAAAGATGATGATGCCGAGTTTGGTTTACGCCAGTTAAATCTTCAGGCGAAAGGCTTTGTACCTGGGTTACCGGATGCCACGGTCTGGGCGGGGAAACGTTACTACCAGCGCCATGATTTGCACATCATCGATACTAAATACTGGAACATCTCCGGTGCAGGTGCCGGGATCGAAAACGTCAAAGCCGGTGAAGGCGCGTTCTCGTTTGCCTGGATCCGTGCCGATGCCGAAAACATGAACGTCGACTGTAGCAACAGCTTGAATAATCAGGAGTGTTCTTCCAGACAAGATACCTACAACGACCTGAACATTAACTATCTGGATGCGCGCTATGCGGGCTGGAAGCCGTGGGACGGCGCGTGGACCGAGTTTGGTATCTCCTACGCGATGCCGAATGAGGCGGACACGCAGAAAAATATCTTCCTCGCGGAAGGCCAAAAATTCGATCCGAAAGACTCGATGATGATCACCGGTGAACTCAGCCACTACTTCTCTGGCCTCAAGTCCAACCAGAAACTCGTGCTGCAATACGCCGATAAAGGGCTGGCACACAACATGGTCGATCAGGGCGGCGGCTGGTATGACGTCTGGAACATCAATGCCAATGCCAAAGGCTATCGTGTCATTCAGGCTGGTGACCTACCGATCACGGATACTATTTCTCTGAGCCATGTTCTGACCTACGGTAAAGCGGATAAAATCAGCCTATTTCGTGACAGCACAGAATTATTGTCTGCGGTAGGCCGCGGCCAATATGCCTGGACCAAAAACCAGAAAACCTATCTGGAAGCGGGTGCGTACCAGAAAAAGGATAGTTGGACCAGCGGCACGGAAAGTAAATATAGCGGCCAGAAATACACGCTGGCACACGCTTTCAGCGCCGATATTCCGATGCTGACACGCCCGGAACTGCGCTTCTTCGTTTCTTACCTGAACGGTGGTAATGAAAATAGAAACCGCTTCAACGACGATCGCAGCAACGCAGTGAACGTCGGTATTCAAGCGGAAGCCTGGTGGTAATACGGCACTAACCCTCAGCCCGACGGGCTCATCATTCTCGTCGGGCATTTCCCAAAAGGCTTTCTACGGAAAGCCTTTTTCTATTGCGAGTAACACTCGCTATCAAATTTTCACTGCATCATATGCGGTAGTACGAAAATTTCGTGCGTGTTAACTACCGAGCAAATCTGTGATGTCATCACACGCCCGACAAGGCGCGCTCAATCGCCGCAGCGCCTTGACCACTGGCTTTTCGGCGCTAATTGCGTCGCTACGCGATACCTTCGGCGTGCGTGACCGCTATTCGGGCCGCCAGTGACGCGTTCCCGACGCGGCACTGCCTTTCGCGGCATCCATGCCGCTCACCCGGCAATCACGCCCACCTCAGCGCAATTTTTTACGCCAGAGAAACCCAAAACAGCGGAATATTGAGAGACAGAAGATTTTATCAGCAGCATAAACAGCGCCCGCAAAGGGCGCTGTTTATGTTTAGAAGGGATTTTGGCTATTGAGATTCAGCGATGCAGTCGCTTAACTAGGCGCTGATACGCAGGCCATCGGCGTTGAACACTAGACAGTTATTCGGGGAGAAGAAGACCTCAATATGTTCATACGGTTTGAAAGCACTGTCGCCCGCAAGCAGCAGTTTGAAGTTATCAATCCCGCAGCATTGGCCAAACAGATAAGTACTGTTACCTAAACGCTCGACGACCTCACAGCCGAATGACAGGCGAATTCCCTCACCTTCCGGCGAAACGTGTTCCGGCCGTAGCCCCAGAGTAACCGTGCTGCCAACGGTCAGTTCACCAGTGCGAATCGGCAACTCAAGCTGCAACTGCTCGGCCACATTCACCGTCAGGCTATCCGGCGTCCAGTCAACCACCTGCGCTGGTAGAAAATTCATTTTTGGCGAGCCGATAAAGCCCGCAACAAACTGGTTAACCGGATGATAATAAAGCTCCATCGGCGATCCCACCTGCTCGACTTTACCGTAATTCATGACCACAATTTTATCGGCCAGCGTCATGGCTTCGACCTGATCGTGCGTCACGTAAATCATCGTCGTTTTCAATTCCTGATGCAGTTTGGCAATATGCAAACGCATATCCACGCGCAGCTCTGCATCCAGGTTCGACAGCGGTTCATCAAACAGGAAAACTTTCGGGTTACGCACGATAGCGCGCCCTATCGCCACGCGCTGACGCTGCCCACCAGATAGCTCCTTCGGCTTGCGCTCCAGCAGGTGAGACAGTTGCAGCGTCTTCGCCACCATCTCGATTTGGTGCTTAATCTGGTCTTTCGGTACACCATTCACACGCAGGCCATAACCCATATTCTCAGCAACGGTCATGTGCGGATACAGCGCATAAGACTGGAACACCATAGCCACGCCACGGTGAGCAGGGGCAACATCATTCACGACGGCCTCATCAATCATGATTTCACCGCCCGTGACATCTTCCAGTCCGGCAATCATTCTCAGCAACGTCGACTTACCGCAGCCAGACGGCCCAACAAAAACGGCGAACTCTCCATCTGCAATCGTCAGATTCACATCGTGAAGCGTAATCGTTTTGCCAAAATGCTTACTCACTTTATCCAACTGGATCGACGCCATAACAGTAACCTCTTGATAATTTTGCTTTTCAGGATATAAGCGCTGAGTCACAACGGCCCAGTGGTCGTCTACTCAAAATGGCTCGGTAGCCCTTCCAGACGTATCCACATCCGGCCAGGTTTACCTGCACGCTGGTCATAATCGCAATATAACAGCATGGTGTAACCGTTTGCACAAACAGGGGGTTACTTTTGTGCATAAGATCACAGCCTTTACATGTTTCGCTGGCAGACGTGGCGCACTCTGCTTAATGTAATCGCCACTGGTGTAACCGTTACCCTAGTTTGTGGAAAACGCATAATAAAGCGTCACACGCCACACAGCGACGATCACCAAACCACGTG includes these proteins:
- a CDS encoding organic hydroperoxide resistance protein, whose product is MSIEKVLYVAHAQATGGRDGRAVSSDNAVDIKLTTPRELGGAGGEGTNPEQLFAAGYSACFLGAMKFVGARDKIAVPADTTVNGSVGIGAIPTGFGIEVELKISLPGLDRAVAEDLVQKAHIVCPYSNATRGNIDVTLTIV
- a CDS encoding MarR family winged helix-turn-helix transcriptional regulator, yielding MAETMNDNAYKLDGQLCFALYSANLAMNKLYRRLLSELNLTYPQYLVMLVLWERDGLTVSELGERLYLDSATLTPLLKRLQSAGLVVRNRGTEDERQVLVGLTEAGRALQQQAREIPESVFCATECHLDQLQTIKKDLETLRKNLIEHL
- the mgtE gene encoding magnesium transporter, which codes for MSSVKKLTDLRRRISLLLLENKELVEDIINRQPRLTERDGGDTALSNKIGLRDKSILLDQTAEISELIIGLHAADLADLLESLPQDERLALWRLIPIAKRGHVLIEASDSISDDLIGDMQDKEILRAVRILDVDEQAQLSRLVPRHLLGRILTSLEPKQRAQLRAAINYDEDCLGHMMDFKLITVRADVTLATVQRYLRYRKKIPNSTDKLFVTDRKNTLIGELSLASILLHSPQALVTDVMDAQPLRFQPEDKVEEAAGAFERYDLISSAVVDSKGKLMGRLTIEDIFDVVNRESDSNLRRSGGLTPSEDVYAPVYKSFRNRWAWLAINLCTALIASRVIGLFEHTLSHLVALATLMPIVAGIGGNTGNQTITMIVRALALHQLEHGKKSYLLLKELGVALVNGVIWGTIMGVVTFLLYGNAAMGGVMMLAILLNLLLAALMGVAIPLIMMKLGRDPAIGSSVMITAITDTGGFFIFLGLATLLLLP
- the galK gene encoding galactokinase, whose protein sequence is MSRIDSLRQLTESVFVRLFGYAPHAAIQAPGRVNLIGEHTDYNDGFVLPCAIDYQTVVSAAVRQDGIVRVVAVDFDNQQDEFDLAKEIVPHPDYTWANYIRGTVKFLLARGLPLTGMDMVVSGNVPSGAGLSSSASLEVAIGQTFKELNDLDISQLDVALNGQQAENDFVGCSCGIMDQFISAQGRVGQALLIDCRSLEGRSVRMLDGVDVLIVNSNVRRGLVDSEYNTRRQQCESAARHFNVKALRDVSLSQFEAGIEGLDPVAVRRARHVITENRRTLEAADALARQDAHRLFMLMAESHVSMRDDFEITVPPIDALVDLIQEYVGERGGVRMTGGGFGGCIVALIPSALTDEVKQVIEREYPARTGLQPSIYLCQASGGAGRVS
- the galT gene encoding galactose-1-phosphate uridylyltransferase, with translation MQFEPTEHPHRRFNPLKGEWILVSPHRAKRPWQGQQDEPDRSTPPPYDPTCYLCAGNKRITGDINPHYQGTFVFTNDFSALMEDTPDAPSGDDELFRVQQARGVSRVICFSPDHSKSLPQLSLPALKAVIETWSEQTEELGKRYPWVQVFENKGTMMGCSNPHPHGQVWANDFLPNEVQREDEQQRDYFSRHGSPLLLDYVRREQADGSRIVVETDHWLAVVPYWASWPFETLVLPKFAVQRLPQLNDVQRDCLALILKKLTSRYDNLFQCSFPYSMGWHGAPFKGDDITHWQLHAHFYPPLLRSASVRKFMVGYEMLAEAQRDLTAEQAAERLRSVSDIHFREQI
- the galR gene encoding HTH-type transcriptional regulator GalR; translated protein: MATIKDVARLSGVSVATVSRVINNSPKASTASKEAVHKAMAELQYHPNANARALAHQSAETMGLVVADVSDPFFGTMVKSVEQIAQATGNFLLIGNGYHNAEQEKKAIEQLIRHRCAGLIVHAKMLSDEELAALMSHIPDMVLINRTLPGYENRCVALDDRYGSWLATRHLIQEGHQRIGFLCSNHQISDSADRLQGYVDALQEHGIARDERLIARASPDEVGGESAMMELLSRGGNMTAVVCYNDSMAAGALSVLSDNSISVPQDMSVVGFDDVLIARYLRPRLTTVHYPVSAMAIQAAELAIALSHGKQLSETTNMFSPTLVRRHSVSPPVSKK
- a CDS encoding maltoporin, whose translation is MKRKLLTTSIALSLAMLATPSYSVDFSGYFRSGVGVSNHGKQQTADKEYVGRLGNEDDTYGEIQLGQQLYNENGKTFYFDSMISMFSNGSNDNETTKDDDAEFGLRQLNLQAKGFVPGLPDATVWAGKRYYQRHDLHIIDTKYWNISGAGAGIENVKAGEGAFSFAWIRADAENMNVDCSNSLNNQECSSRQDTYNDLNINYLDARYAGWKPWDGAWTEFGISYAMPNEADTQKNIFLAEGQKFDPKDSMMITGELSHYFSGLKSNQKLVLQYADKGLAHNMVDQGGGWYDVWNINANAKGYRVIQAGDLPITDTISLSHVLTYGKADKISLFRDSTELLSAVGRGQYAWTKNQKTYLEAGAYQKKDSWTSGTESKYSGQKYTLAHAFSADIPMLTRPELRFFVSYLNGGNENRNRFNDDRSNAVNVGIQAEAWW
- a CDS encoding ABC transporter ATP-binding protein; the protein is MASIQLDKVSKHFGKTITLHDVNLTIADGEFAVFVGPSGCGKSTLLRMIAGLEDVTGGEIMIDEAVVNDVAPAHRGVAMVFQSYALYPHMTVAENMGYGLRVNGVPKDQIKHQIEMVAKTLQLSHLLERKPKELSGGQRQRVAIGRAIVRNPKVFLFDEPLSNLDAELRVDMRLHIAKLHQELKTTMIYVTHDQVEAMTLADKIVVMNYGKVEQVGSPMELYYHPVNQFVAGFIGSPKMNFLPAQVVDWTPDSLTVNVAEQLQLELPIRTGELTVGSTVTLGLRPEHVSPEGEGIRLSFGCEVVERLGNSTYLFGQCCGIDNFKLLLAGDSAFKPYEHIEVFFSPNNCLVFNADGLRISA